From the Echeneis naucrates chromosome 7, fEcheNa1.1, whole genome shotgun sequence genome, the window CTGCATTCAAGGTCAGGATTACCACATGAATATATCTGCTTAAATGCAAGATACATATTATTACTATGACCAAGGAAGTAGGATAATAATGTTCACCTTGTGGGGGAGATGATAATACAATGCGTTAGATCCTCTCCGATTTATTTCCAAAGGTCTTTGTCCAAAATGTCTCTGCTGTGATTCTCCATCAGGCAAGAGTACATCATCATTTTAGATCATTCATGGATGGAGAGGAATATGAAATGCAATTATGCCTTGATATCACATTACCTGGATCCTAGGCTTTCATCCTCTTAAGAGTCTGGTCTCACACAATGGGCctgtcttcttctcctttgGTAATAAGACATAAGTGATGGAGAACAGGAGAagaatatgaagaagaaaaaagcagctgGCTAAgtagagaaagagagtgagtgggaggggaaaaagagggggagagtCTAGTTGAAGTCCAGCCAGACTATCTCCACCATTGTTCGAAGATCACTTTCTCCACATGGCCATGAGGAAATCCACCTGAAACTCTAGcccacctcctcttctctcaCTTGTTTTTTAGCTATCTGTCCATCACCGGCCACACTTCCAAATATCAGTCATATCATCCACTTTCTGTGtatgagatatatatatatatatatatatatatatataatctggAATTTTGTTGGGCTCCCATCTAACAAATTATAGTCACAAGTGAATGAAGAGCTCTTTCTGCTCTATATTCTGGTTTTAACATCTTCTTTTGGATTTTGTGCGTTCAGCAACAGGAGCAGGACCCCACCAACCTTTACATCTCCAACCTGCCGCTGTCCATGGATGAACAGGAGCTGGAGAACATGCTGAAACCCTTCAGCCAGGCCATTTCCACACGCATCCTCCGCGACGCTAACGGGACTAGCCGGGGAGTGGGCTTTGCCAGGTATAAACTTTAGTTATTTCATTAGGTGTACTACGACAGTCTATAGAAATTGATCATTGATGGGGCAGCTTCAcgcaaagaaataaaaaagttggAAGTGAGGTTACAGATCATCTTTATATTATTATCCGTGGTGAGTGAGCCCTCTGGTGGACAGTGCACATAAAAAATCTGCATGATGTTCTGTCAACTGTTTAACGGACGAACATTTTTCCTGTAGGATGGAGTCAACAGAGAAATGTGAGgccatcatccaacatttcaaTGGGAAATATATCAAGACTCCACCTGGCGTACCAGGTGAGCcctttttttcttactgtttaAGATAAGAGAGTCTTTTATTAAGAGAAGAGTGTTTGTTAAAGCAATTCACAGTAAGAACAAGATATTCGCTCATATATaggcagtaaaaaaaagaaaaaagctaaaaagTAATGAGATCAATTATACGAGgagataaatatataatttcctTATGATTTGATAAAGATTTATGCTTGTCAGGTTTTTTGATGTTTGGGTATTGCATCTTTTAAACAAATAATCTGCCAGTGGAAGTTCTCTAATCCAAAGAGTATTTCATTCATTGAAATTAATATTACCGTCATATTTGCACTCACACatgtttttatgtgcatttgCTCATTTGGCAGATGCTGTTATCCACACAAATGAAAGATATCAATAAAGCGTTTTCTTCCATCATCAGAAaacagaatatttatttttttaattccgTGTCCTAGTACCCCCAGAACCCTTGTTGTGCAAATTTGCGGATGGAGGCCAGAAGAAACGTCAGAGCCAGGGAAAATATCTGCAGAACGGACGGCCTTGGACAAGAGATGGGGAGACTGTGAGTTTCAAATGTGTCCTTATGCTTGGTGACTACCTACAGGCACAGTCTACTCTCATACAACACAGCTTTAGGGTTATGATAGAGGACATTGATTAGCCCTTTTTCTTTGCCCCTACAGGGAGGAATGACACTTACCTATGACCCCACCACATCCTTACAGAACGGGTCAGTGCTGATATTCTCATAAATCCCTGGTATATGCAGAATTGACGGAACATGTTGTGGTTACTAATGACTTTATGTCCCTCTCTGCAGATTCTACTCCTCTCCGTACAGCATTGCCCCCAACCGGATGATTGGCCCAACCTCCCTCTCCCCCTACATTCACTCACCGGTGTCCACTTACCAGGTACTGGTGTATTTTCAGGCCTTCAGAGCTGGGGTGTTAGTTAGACACTGCACATCATTGCTTTGTGCTTTTGCCTATTTTCTGTACTGATTAGGCTCACTCACATTACTGATGATGCCATTCTGTTACACATATTTCTTGCTCCTTGCAGGTGCACAACCCATCCTGGATACACCACCAGTCATACATCATGCCGCCCACAGTGAGTATCTTGAAGCTCTTTCCTTTCAATTGATGGTGCAGCTGAAATCTTTCATATAATGCTACTTTCAAGCCGTCTCTTTGGCTTAATTTGGCTAAAGTTgccacacactgtgtgtgtgtgtgtgtgtgtgtgtgtgtgtgtgtgtgtgtgtgtgtgtgtgtgtgtgtgtgtgtgcgtgcgtgcgtgcgtgcgtgcacgtacgtgtgtgtgcacgtgtgtgtgcacCCCAACAGGGAGCAGTCCTAACACCAGGGATGGACCACACCATGTCCATCCAGCCGACCTCGATGATCGGGCCCCTGacacagcagctcagccacCTCTCCATGGGCAGCAGTGGGACAGTGAGTAGAGTGCCGAAGATGTAACATTCAACCAGCATcaatatttaactgttaaaGCTGCATGATCCAAGTTGAGCCATTGGTGGTGCCAAAACGACAGCTGAGAGCAGCTGCACACCAAACTAACTAGTCTGTGATTGTGTTATGAGACAATACCAAAGGGATGAGGGAAGCAATGAGCTCAGTTTTTTCCCAACGTTCAGTCGCTACTGCCAAAAACCTTGAGTCTAAATAACAAGAGTTTAATTCAGGAAAATCAGATGAGCACTTAACTGAAATGGGTGCATATTCAATTGCAGgttctcttttttaatttaggCTGATGAAAGCTGTTGTAATTTATGCCATTAATCCTGTCTCGTGCAGCTTTGTTTGACAGCATTATTACCAGTGTAGTGCTTTGTATAAATGATCCATTTTCGGTTTTTTTGTACAGTATATGCCTGCAAACACATCTATGCAGGGGACCTACATCCCCCAGTACACCCAAGTGCCTGCCACCAACATCTCAGTTGAGGTAATGACCTCAGTTTTCCTTCTACTAAAGCAGATTAAAATATGATGGATTTAGTCTTCGCTGTCTCCCTTTCAGGAAAGTGCCGTCCAACAACCCGTTGCCATAGAAACTCCCACAGAACACACAACCTACTCCTACCAGCATAACAAGTGAAGAAGTGGCTGAGGTGAGCTCCCATCattgcgtgtgtttgtgcgcgcTCTTGTGAGTCTCTTTTCTGCATATACGGCGTTTCTCTTGCTATCATGCGTGCAGCAGTTGGTCTTGTTTTTAACTGGCTGGTCTCGTCACCTTGTGTCAGATCTTCCTCTGGAGCCAGAGTGCCACTCGAGGAGCCCGTGTGCTGCAACTCGGCACAGCGACTCTGCACACAAGGCAACCAGACACTCGGGACGAACACTGACTGTTACAGAGAAAggacataaaaaatattttctacaaACTCATATTTTAAAAGAAACTCTTTTACTCCAAACAAACAAGGCTGGAGGACTGTGGACGATGCGAAATGGAAGAACAAGACAAGGAGTGTCTATTTTGATAACTTTCAAGaaaaaactacacacaaacacacatcacatgttTTCAAAGGTTTATTTGAACTTTATTCTTTTCTAATATTACTCCGGGAGCTAGAATGAAACCAGGAAAAGAACATTTCAGcagtcatattttattttgacttctAAAAGATGTTCTgattttacttttctctttttgttccaGTCTGATACATCAAAATTTGAACCGGCCTTTTTGTACATAattcttgttgtttttggtgtgttAATAGCTTCATGTGTCCTACCTTGATTTATTGGTGCAAATATTTTAATACagaaggctaaaaaaaaaaaactcaagctGAAGTGGTTCAAAAAGCTGATGACATGTTTTAAACAGATATGGTGCTGACTTGGATTAACTTCTCTTGAAGTGGcggcaagtttttttttttcccaggtaTGATACCTTACCTGAAGTGGTCTCACTTCTTTTTGGCACTTGTCTCGAATAATTTATAGTTCCAACTATCTAGAAAAAGCTTCGGACAATCAGATGATttcaaagtcagaaaaaaatgaaaagagatgaTGATGCAGACATCTTAAAAAGAGTTAAATAAGATTTCAAGCATTCCAGAGAAAAAGGTCTAAATATTGGTTCACGATGAGCTGCTCCACTTGGTCAAACCCAAAGTTGCTTAACAGGGAAACCATCTCATTCAAAGTTGCCTGTAAATAAGAGATTTAAATTTATTAAGgctttcttttgattttcattctaCTAATGCTTTGGTTATTTTAACAACAAACTTTTACCAAATGGTCCGATCAATGCTggtatttcagtgtgtttcctCATGTCTCTTTTGTAAAAGGGGACACGGACTCTCCACTGACATCCTAGGAATTCATTTTCTGAAGCAAGAAATAAGTGAAGTTCTCATTACACAGACATGTAAATCTACTGGTGAAACGAGGCTCTGCCCTGTTTTATATTCAGAAAACACTATCAATGTGGATTATTATGGCCACAAAAGAGATTGTTTAATACTGGCCATTGCTGCATATGcttctgcattttcatttttcactcatgttttttgtttgtttttgttttttttattttattttactttattttttttacatttcacttatTTAAaggttttcttctgttttttaaattcagttttaatacTTTTAAGATTGATcctatttttcaaaaaagctttgatttttatttttgatagtGTGTTGAGTGCTTCAAATAGTGGAAAATAGATGTTTTCAACTTAGTTTTTTAAAATAGtgatttgtttgtatgtttgcatACTTCTCTTGTTCTGGTTTCAGCATTGTTGTCAAAGAggctttaattttatttttattttttttacatttcagttctGCCTGTGTCACAAATGTTGGCACTTTATGAACATGACTTCTAATCATGGATAACTTGTTTGCTCAGCTCAGACACATTGTCACAGCGTTTTACCCAAAGCGTTTGGGAACAAAGTGAAAATTTCTGTTCAAAACCTCGATTTACCTCATCCTGCCAGAGCAATGAAgattttgtgttcatttgtgtttgagtttcacAAGCAATAACCAACGACAGTAGGTCTCATGGCTGTTCACAGCTGGTACTGTGTCCACATCCTTTAACTCTTCCGTCCAATGTTCGGAAATTAATGCCCAAGGTCTGATGATCTATGCAAATAATTTATTCTCCTTATAAATGCAATACCACGGATATCCAAGAGACACCTCTCACTATGACAATGGATCACCTCACATGACTTCATATTCTGGCttatttagcttttctttttcatcatccattgttcttttgttttctcgCTGACATTCATCTTTGGTTCAATAATTTTTAGTAAATTTGCTGCATTAAAAGGGAACTATTTCATACCAAAATGTGGTTAATATGACTGTAGTAAATGGAGGAGTAAAAcaagccacttttttttttttttttttttggcatggaCAACAGCGTTGTCAGATGTAATTCACCATCCCATCCAATTACTTGTGTGCCGAAACAGTTTTCGTCCTTTAAACAGTTCATCTCCAGGACAAAATTGAACTTCACAGAAATGCCTTAGATTTCACTGGAAGGGATAGTGAAGTACCActcagatttgatttgactttgactggaattttttttttttttttttcatgcactgCTAAATGTTGAAGAGATTCTTGTCATATCAGACCTACTCTGAACAGATTTATTAGGAAATATTTACAGCTTTCAATTTCtattttgtgttcttttgtcATTCCATTATCTTTACCCCAAATATTGAAGAAAAACTGAGTGGTGGCTTACTGAGGCTAAAAAGCTATTGCTGCTAAGTTTGGATTGCTCACATACAGGACCATGTAGCTCATGTTCAACAGTCcttggagtttttttttccactgtgcatCAACCAACCTCTCCTCAGcaaatgtttgtgtctgtgccatGATGCAGGTCTTATGTCTCCTTCAGCTCCCTACAGCTATTAAACTTTTAACGTGGTTT encodes:
- the LOC115046539 gene encoding RNA-binding motif, single-stranded-interacting protein 2-like, with translation MLLSVPPRAGINPYNGYTGKNTKKQTYVSPSNHQMAPPSPNNNNNSNTTIRNGSGSNGSSSSSSGGEQLSKTNLYIRGLHPGTTDQDLVKLCQPYGKIVSTKAILDKTTNKCKGYGFVDFDSPASAQKAVTALKAGGVQAQMAKQQEQDPTNLYISNLPLSMDEQELENMLKPFSQAISTRILRDANGTSRGVGFARMESTEKCEAIIQHFNGKYIKTPPGVPVPPEPLLCKFADGGQKKRQSQGKYLQNGRPWTRDGETGGMTLTYDPTTSLQNGFYSSPYSIAPNRMIGPTSLSPYIHSPVSTYQVHNPSWIHHQSYIMPPTGAVLTPGMDHTMSIQPTSMIGPLTQQLSHLSMGSSGTYMPANTSMQGTYIPQYTQVPATNISVEESAVQQPVAIETPTEHTTYSYQHNK